In Cycloclasticus sp., a single genomic region encodes these proteins:
- a CDS encoding ATP synthase subunit I, which translates to MRAQTLVVGYQVALVLMVATATTIFYSEQHNFKAILYGGFISVMTSIVMAFRLNQAVKKVQQGNQRGSLYIYLGVIERLFVAVALFSLGFMWLELSMLYTVVGLIAGQVGFMIGGFRVKE; encoded by the coding sequence ATGAGAGCTCAAACATTAGTGGTTGGTTACCAAGTTGCGCTGGTTCTAATGGTCGCGACAGCGACAACGATTTTTTATTCAGAACAGCATAATTTTAAAGCGATACTTTATGGTGGGTTTATATCAGTGATGACATCCATCGTGATGGCGTTCAGGTTAAATCAAGCAGTAAAAAAAGTTCAGCAAGGAAATCAACGGGGAAGTTTGTATATTTATTTAGGCGTGATAGAGCGGTTATTTGTCGCAGTCGCGCTTTTTAGCTTAGGTTTTATGTGGTTAGAGCTAAGCATGCTTTATACGGTGGTAGGATTAATAGCGGGCCAAGTCGGATTTATGATTGGCGGATTTAGAGTAAAAGAATAA
- a CDS encoding F0F1 ATP synthase subunit B → MNINATLIGQTIAFFMFVWFCMKYVWPPLMAAMEERKSKIAEGLAAGERGQKEHELAEKRAKEVLQEARAEASDIINLANVRAGEMVEEAKSKAVDEAAKVKKGAEAEIEQEVASAREVLREQVSVLAVSAAEQIIKSEIDASKHKAIIDDISGKLGAA, encoded by the coding sequence ATGAATATTAATGCAACCCTAATAGGCCAAACGATAGCATTCTTTATGTTTGTTTGGTTCTGCATGAAATATGTGTGGCCGCCGCTAATGGCAGCCATGGAAGAACGAAAAAGCAAAATCGCTGAAGGTTTAGCCGCTGGTGAACGTGGTCAAAAGGAACATGAATTAGCAGAGAAACGCGCTAAAGAAGTGTTGCAAGAAGCTCGTGCGGAAGCGTCAGATATCATTAACTTAGCCAATGTACGTGCTGGCGAAATGGTTGAAGAAGCAAAAAGCAAAGCTGTTGATGAAGCCGCTAAAGTGAAAAAAGGTGCAGAAGCTGAGATTGAGCAGGAAGTAGCTAGTGCACGTGAGGTTCTTCGTGAACAGGTGTCAGTTTTAGCCGTATCAGCGGCAGAACAAATCATCAAGAGCGAAATTGATGCGTCTAAACACAAAGCTATCATTGATGATATCAGTGGCAAGTTAGGTGCAGCTTAA
- the atpA gene encoding F0F1 ATP synthase subunit alpha, with product MQLNPSEISDLIKKKIENFDADVEAKTEGTIVSLTDGIARVHGLSDAMQGEMLEFPGGTFGMALNLERDSVGVVIMGSYLHLSEGDSVKCTGRILEVPTGEALLGRVVDALGAPIDGKGAIDAESSSPVERIAPGVIARQSVDEPVQTGLKSIDAMIPLGRGQRELIIGDRQTGKTAIAIDAIINQKGTGVKCIYVAIGQKQSSVSNVVRKLEEHGAMAHTIVVCAGAADSPALQFIAPYAGCAMGEYFRDKGEDALIIYDDLTKQAWAYRQISLLLRRPPGREAYPGDVFYLHSRLLERAARINVAEVEKLTNGKVKGKTGSLTALPIIETQAGDVSAFIPTNVISITDGQIFLETDLFNAGIRPAVNAGLSVSRVGGAAQTKSVKKLGGGTRLDLAQYRELAAFAQFASDLDAATKAQIDRGIRVTELMKQNQYAPLSVPQMSISLFSANEGFLDGIEVEKVLDFEAALHSFMEREKADLVASIGDEGNYNDDIIAELRSSIEEFVKTQTW from the coding sequence ATGCAACTAAATCCATCCGAGATAAGTGATCTTATCAAGAAAAAAATCGAAAACTTCGATGCAGACGTAGAAGCGAAAACAGAAGGTACTATCGTTTCATTAACAGACGGCATTGCTCGAGTGCACGGCTTGTCAGATGCTATGCAAGGTGAAATGTTAGAGTTCCCAGGTGGAACTTTTGGTATGGCACTTAACTTAGAAAGAGATTCCGTTGGTGTTGTTATTATGGGCTCTTATTTACACCTTTCCGAAGGTGATAGCGTCAAATGTACAGGGCGTATTTTAGAAGTTCCAACAGGTGAAGCGCTGTTAGGTCGAGTCGTTGATGCGTTAGGCGCACCGATTGATGGTAAAGGCGCAATTGATGCTGAATCATCATCTCCTGTTGAAAGAATCGCACCGGGCGTTATTGCCCGTCAATCAGTTGATGAGCCAGTACAAACAGGCCTGAAATCAATTGATGCGATGATTCCTTTAGGCCGTGGTCAACGTGAGTTGATTATTGGTGATAGACAAACCGGTAAAACAGCGATTGCGATTGACGCCATCATCAACCAAAAAGGTACAGGCGTTAAATGTATCTACGTGGCGATTGGTCAAAAACAATCTTCTGTTTCAAACGTTGTAAGAAAGCTTGAAGAGCACGGCGCGATGGCTCACACCATTGTTGTGTGTGCTGGCGCGGCTGATTCTCCAGCGCTACAATTTATCGCTCCATACGCTGGTTGTGCGATGGGTGAGTACTTCCGTGATAAAGGTGAAGACGCGTTAATCATTTATGATGATTTAACAAAGCAAGCATGGGCATACCGTCAAATATCATTACTATTGCGCCGTCCTCCAGGTCGTGAAGCATACCCGGGTGATGTGTTTTATCTTCACTCAAGATTGCTAGAACGTGCTGCGCGTATTAACGTTGCTGAAGTTGAAAAACTGACCAACGGTAAAGTTAAAGGCAAAACAGGTTCTTTAACGGCCTTGCCAATTATTGAAACGCAAGCAGGTGACGTATCAGCGTTTATCCCAACTAACGTAATTTCTATTACTGATGGGCAAATCTTCTTAGAAACAGATTTGTTTAACGCCGGTATTCGCCCTGCTGTAAACGCAGGTTTATCAGTGTCACGAGTGGGTGGTGCTGCACAAACGAAATCAGTTAAAAAGCTGGGTGGTGGTACACGTCTTGATTTGGCTCAATATCGTGAATTAGCAGCGTTTGCTCAGTTTGCATCTGATTTGGATGCCGCAACGAAAGCACAGATTGATCGTGGTATTCGGGTGACTGAATTGATGAAACAAAATCAATATGCACCATTAAGTGTGCCGCAGATGTCAATTTCATTATTTTCTGCCAACGAAGGCTTTTTAGACGGCATTGAAGTTGAAAAAGTGCTGGATTTCGAAGCAGCTTTGCATAGCTTCATGGAAAGAGAGAAGGCTGATCTTGTTGCATCAATTGGCGATGAAGGTAACTATAACGACGACATCATTGCTGAATTGAGATCTTCTATCGAAGAGTTTGTAAAAACACAAACCTGGTAA
- a CDS encoding F0F1 ATP synthase subunit epsilon has translation MSMTIHVDIVSAEASIYSGLAEMVFAPGVMGELGIAPRHAPLVTRLKPGEVRVNTGKEELDFFISGGILEVQPHIVTVLADTAIRADDLDEAKALEAKKRAEEALADKSSDIDFAKAQAELAEAAAQLQAISRLRKTR, from the coding sequence ATGAGCATGACAATCCATGTAGACATCGTAAGTGCTGAAGCTTCAATATACTCTGGGCTTGCAGAAATGGTTTTTGCGCCGGGTGTGATGGGGGAACTTGGTATTGCACCACGCCACGCACCGCTTGTTACGCGCTTAAAGCCAGGTGAAGTTCGAGTTAATACCGGTAAAGAAGAGTTGGATTTCTTTATTTCAGGTGGAATACTTGAAGTGCAACCGCACATAGTTACAGTATTAGCAGATACTGCGATTAGAGCCGATGACCTTGATGAAGCGAAAGCACTAGAAGCTAAAAAACGTGCAGAAGAGGCGTTGGCTGATAAATCATCAGATATTGACTTTGCAAAGGCACAAGCAGAATTAGCGGAAGCCGCTGCACAATTACAAGCGATAAGTCGTTTAAGAAAAACGCGATAA
- a CDS encoding F0F1 ATP synthase subunit delta, with protein sequence MAELAALARPYAEAAFLMAEEKDQLEKWSEMLDFVNQVTSNELIEKITNNPKVSKKALEGGIVDICQGQMDEQGLNLVKLLIKNNRLQLAGEIAQQFEVKKAEKSGILDVVVTSAFPMSDHDRDELAGSLSGTFGKQVKISVEEDASLIGGMVIRAGDKVIDGSLSGQIQQLAKQLK encoded by the coding sequence ATGGCTGAGTTAGCAGCGCTTGCAAGGCCCTATGCAGAAGCTGCTTTCTTAATGGCGGAAGAAAAAGACCAGCTTGAGAAATGGTCAGAGATGCTGGATTTTGTAAATCAAGTTACGTCAAATGAACTGATCGAGAAAATCACCAATAACCCAAAAGTGTCAAAAAAGGCGCTAGAAGGCGGCATAGTTGACATTTGCCAAGGGCAGATGGATGAGCAGGGCTTGAACTTGGTTAAGTTGCTTATCAAAAATAACCGCTTGCAATTAGCAGGTGAGATTGCTCAGCAATTCGAGGTTAAAAAAGCTGAAAAAAGTGGAATACTCGATGTCGTAGTAACGTCAGCTTTTCCAATGTCAGACCATGATAGAGACGAGCTAGCCGGTTCGTTGTCGGGCACATTCGGTAAACAAGTAAAAATAAGTGTTGAAGAGGACGCGAGCTTAATTGGCGGCATGGTTATACGTGCTGGTGATAAAGTTATTGACGGCTCTTTGAGTGGACAGATTCAACAATTAGCTAAACAGCTAAAATAG
- a CDS encoding ParB/RepB/Spo0J family partition protein: MVIKKRGLGRGLDALLSQSKAVDTFKEANKLPIDLLQRGKYQPRTEFDSVQLQELADSISAQGIIQPIIVRPIGDNNYEILAGERRWRAAQLAGLQEVGVVINDVDDRAAIAISLIENIQREDLNTLDESEALQRLISEFEMTHQQAADAVGRSRAAVSNLLRMLDLGPEAKEFLRAGALEMGHGRALLALDEAQQVAVAKKVAARGLSVRATEALVKQVLKGSVGKRATLMKDPDIERLQQNISEKLGAQVSISHSSKGDGKIVIQYSSLDELEGVLEHFK; this comes from the coding sequence ATGGTTATAAAGAAAAGAGGCTTGGGTCGAGGTTTAGATGCGCTACTGAGTCAATCAAAGGCTGTTGACACTTTTAAAGAAGCAAATAAGTTGCCTATAGATTTGTTGCAAAGAGGGAAATATCAGCCAAGAACCGAATTTGATTCGGTGCAGTTGCAAGAATTGGCCGACTCAATTAGTGCGCAAGGGATTATTCAGCCCATCATTGTGCGCCCTATTGGCGATAATAATTACGAAATTTTAGCGGGTGAGCGTCGTTGGCGTGCAGCGCAATTAGCCGGCTTGCAAGAGGTCGGTGTGGTTATCAATGATGTGGATGACCGTGCGGCAATTGCCATTTCCTTGATTGAGAATATTCAGCGGGAAGATCTAAATACACTCGATGAATCGGAAGCATTGCAGCGCTTAATTAGTGAGTTTGAGATGACTCACCAGCAAGCAGCAGATGCCGTGGGTCGCTCGCGAGCAGCCGTTAGTAATTTACTACGTATGTTGGATTTGGGCCCGGAAGCGAAAGAGTTTTTGAGGGCTGGGGCGCTTGAAATGGGTCATGGTCGGGCGTTATTAGCCTTGGACGAAGCACAACAGGTTGCGGTTGCAAAGAAGGTGGCGGCACGTGGCTTATCAGTACGCGCAACGGAAGCGTTGGTAAAACAGGTGTTAAAGGGCTCGGTTGGAAAGCGCGCCACGTTGATGAAGGACCCTGATATAGAACGCTTGCAGCAAAATATTTCAGAAAAGCTCGGTGCACAAGTGAGCATCAGTCATTCTAGTAAAGGGGATGGCAAGATAGTTATACAATATTCTTCGTTAGATGAGTTGGAAGGTGTATTAGAGCATTTCAAATAG
- a CDS encoding ParA family protein, with product MARIIAVANQKGGVGKTTTSINLAASTAELGRRVLLVDMDPQGNATMGSGVDKKDVELSCYDVLLEDCDPFRAVVSSDNIKHDVLPSNMDLAGAEVHLLEADNRESRLKKAIGELAGEYDYVFIDCPPSMNMLTINALVAADSVLVPMQCEYFALEGLSSLMDTLKQVQESVNKKLGLEGLLRTMFDGRSRLTRDVSEQLMTHFADRVFETVVPRNIRLAEAPSFGLPAIIYDKSSRGAQAYMALARELDEKYYQG from the coding sequence GTGGCAAGAATAATAGCGGTTGCTAATCAAAAAGGCGGTGTTGGTAAAACAACAACGAGTATAAACTTGGCTGCATCAACGGCCGAGCTAGGCAGGCGCGTATTGTTGGTCGATATGGATCCTCAGGGTAATGCGACGATGGGTTCCGGTGTGGATAAGAAGGATGTTGAGCTGTCTTGCTACGATGTGCTGTTGGAGGATTGCGACCCTTTTCGGGCAGTAGTCAGTTCGGATAATATTAAGCATGATGTGTTGCCTAGCAATATGGATCTTGCTGGTGCCGAGGTGCATTTGTTAGAGGCCGATAACCGGGAAAGTCGATTGAAAAAAGCAATTGGCGAGCTGGCAGGCGAATATGATTATGTCTTTATTGACTGCCCTCCTTCAATGAATATGTTAACCATCAATGCGCTCGTCGCAGCGGATAGCGTATTAGTGCCCATGCAGTGCGAGTACTTCGCTCTAGAAGGATTGTCATCTTTAATGGATACGCTTAAGCAAGTTCAGGAAAGCGTAAATAAGAAATTGGGCCTAGAGGGCTTGTTAAGAACGATGTTTGATGGCCGTAGTCGCTTGACGCGTGATGTCAGCGAGCAACTGATGACGCATTTTGCGGATAGAGTGTTTGAAACGGTCGTACCAAGAAATATAAGGCTTGCCGAGGCTCCAAGTTTTGGCTTACCCGCGATTATTTACGATAAAAGCTCCCGAGGTGCACAGGCTTACATGGCCTTGGCGCGTGAGTTAGATGAAAAATATTATCAGGGTTAA
- the atpD gene encoding F0F1 ATP synthase subunit beta, translating to MSSGVIVQIIGAVVDVEYPRDSIPKVYDALLVKEVGLTLEVQQQIGDGVVRCIAMGTTDGVKRGLAVDNTGEAIQVPVGTKTLGRIMNVLGEPIDEKGPIGEEERWGIHRTAPTYEEQAASSEILETGIKVIDLVCPFAKGGKVGLFGGAGVGKTVNMMELIRNIAIEHSGYSVFAGVGERTREGNDFYHEMTESNVIDKVSLVYGQMNEPPGNRLRVALTGLTMAEKFRADGSDVLLFIDNIYRYTLAGTEVSALLGRMPSAVGYQPNLAEEMGVFQERITSTREGSITSIQAVYVPADDLTDPSPATTFAHLDATVVLSRQIAELGIYPAIDPLDSSSRQLDPLVIGDEHYNIARGVQGTLQRYKELRDIIAILGMDELSEEDKLSVARARKIQRFLSQPFFVAEVFTGSPGKYVSLKDTIIGFKGILNGEYDHIPEQAFYMAGTIDEVLERHSKEAA from the coding sequence ATGAGCTCAGGTGTTATCGTTCAAATTATTGGCGCGGTTGTTGACGTGGAATACCCACGTGATTCAATCCCTAAAGTATACGATGCTCTTCTTGTAAAAGAAGTTGGCTTAACGCTAGAAGTACAACAGCAAATTGGCGACGGCGTTGTTCGTTGTATTGCGATGGGTACAACAGACGGCGTGAAAAGAGGGTTAGCTGTAGACAATACAGGTGAAGCGATTCAAGTACCTGTTGGTACTAAAACACTAGGGCGTATCATGAACGTTCTTGGTGAGCCAATCGATGAAAAAGGTCCTATTGGTGAGGAAGAGCGCTGGGGTATTCACCGTACTGCGCCTACTTATGAAGAACAAGCTGCTTCTAGTGAAATTCTTGAAACAGGCATTAAAGTGATTGATCTAGTTTGCCCATTCGCTAAGGGTGGCAAAGTTGGTTTATTCGGTGGTGCTGGTGTGGGCAAAACAGTAAACATGATGGAGCTTATCCGTAATATCGCGATTGAGCACAGTGGTTACTCTGTATTCGCTGGTGTGGGTGAGCGTACTCGTGAAGGTAACGATTTCTATCACGAAATGACTGAGTCAAACGTTATCGACAAAGTGTCGTTGGTTTACGGACAGATGAATGAGCCCCCAGGAAACAGACTACGTGTTGCCTTAACTGGTTTAACAATGGCGGAAAAATTCCGTGCAGATGGCAGTGACGTATTGTTGTTTATTGATAACATTTACCGTTATACGCTTGCTGGAACGGAAGTATCTGCGCTATTAGGCCGTATGCCTTCAGCTGTGGGTTACCAACCTAATCTTGCGGAAGAAATGGGTGTGTTCCAAGAACGTATTACATCAACACGTGAAGGTTCTATTACATCAATTCAAGCTGTTTATGTTCCTGCGGATGATTTGACCGATCCATCGCCTGCTACAACATTTGCTCACTTGGATGCGACCGTTGTGTTGTCACGTCAAATTGCTGAGCTAGGTATTTATCCTGCGATTGATCCTTTGGATTCGAGCAGTCGTCAGCTAGATCCTCTAGTGATTGGTGATGAGCATTATAATATCGCTCGTGGTGTGCAAGGCACGCTACAGCGTTATAAAGAACTGCGCGATATTATTGCTATTTTGGGTATGGATGAGTTGTCTGAAGAAGATAAATTATCTGTTGCTCGTGCACGTAAAATCCAACGTTTCTTGTCTCAACCATTCTTCGTTGCTGAGGTATTTACAGGGTCTCCAGGTAAATATGTATCTCTTAAAGATACTATTATTGGCTTTAAAGGAATTCTTAATGGTGAATATGATCATATTCCTGAACAAGCATTCTATATGGCCGGTACGATTGACGAAGTACTAGAAAGACACTCAAAAGAAGCAGCATAA
- the atpG gene encoding F0F1 ATP synthase subunit gamma, which produces MAVGKEIKTKIASVQSTQKITRAMEMVAASKMRKTQERVLAARPYAKKMGQVIRHLAQARSEYKHPYLADRECKRVGIILISSDRGLCGGLNSNLFRKFVGQLKQWDAEGTEVVMASIGSKGEGFLGRLGGNVLGSVTHLGETPSIEEIIGVVKTMLNEYDEGKIDRFYIAHNDYVNTMTQIPEVTQLLPVYTEELDEHLTHHWDYIYEPDAKEVLDQLLIRYIESLVYQGVLENNACEQAARMVAMKSASDNAGTLIDELQLIYNKARQASITQELSEIVAGAAAV; this is translated from the coding sequence ATGGCAGTCGGAAAAGAGATAAAAACCAAAATCGCGAGTGTACAAAGTACACAGAAGATTACGCGTGCGATGGAAATGGTCGCTGCAAGTAAAATGCGTAAGACACAAGAACGCGTTTTGGCTGCTCGTCCATATGCTAAAAAAATGGGTCAGGTTATTCGTCATTTGGCGCAAGCTAGATCGGAGTATAAGCACCCTTATTTAGCAGACAGAGAGTGTAAACGAGTTGGCATTATTCTCATCAGCAGTGATCGGGGCTTATGCGGTGGTTTGAACTCTAATTTGTTTCGTAAATTTGTAGGCCAGCTTAAACAGTGGGATGCAGAAGGAACAGAAGTTGTTATGGCTTCTATCGGTTCAAAAGGCGAAGGCTTTTTAGGTCGATTAGGTGGCAATGTACTGGGTTCTGTCACTCATTTAGGTGAAACGCCGTCAATTGAAGAAATTATTGGCGTTGTTAAAACCATGCTCAATGAGTATGACGAAGGTAAGATTGATCGTTTTTACATAGCCCATAACGATTATGTAAATACGATGACTCAAATACCAGAAGTGACGCAGTTGTTACCTGTTTACACAGAAGAGTTAGACGAGCATTTAACGCATCATTGGGATTATATTTATGAGCCTGATGCGAAAGAAGTATTGGATCAATTATTGATCAGATACATCGAGTCTCTTGTTTACCAAGGGGTGCTTGAAAACAATGCTTGTGAGCAAGCGGCACGAATGGTTGCTATGAAGAGTGCGTCTGACAACGCAGGTACGCTAATTGATGAATTGCAGTTGATATATAACAAAGCAAGGCAAGCATCAATTACACAAGAACTATCGGAGATCGTTGCTGGCGCAGCAGCGGTTTAA
- the rsmG gene encoding 16S rRNA (guanine(527)-N(7))-methyltransferase RsmG encodes MFNESHRAQLERGLKEMGLDLPPESTGELIDFLRMMVKWNRVYNLSAIKEPEQMVSLHLLDSLAVLPYLFGKSCIDVGTGAGLPGIPLAIARPDMRFALLDSNSKKTRFIQQACIELGLKNVSPLHERVETYQPEQKFDTVTARAFTAMPDLLSKTRHLLTSGGKLLAMKSKETDALERDDFQFDGVQSLMIPELEAERNLVIYTAI; translated from the coding sequence ATGTTTAATGAATCGCATAGGGCCCAATTAGAGCGAGGCCTGAAAGAAATGGGGCTTGATTTGCCGCCAGAAAGTACGGGCGAATTGATTGATTTCCTTCGTATGATGGTGAAATGGAATCGCGTATACAATTTATCGGCGATAAAAGAGCCGGAGCAAATGGTGAGCCTGCATTTACTGGATAGCTTGGCGGTGCTTCCTTATTTATTTGGTAAAAGCTGCATAGATGTGGGTACCGGCGCTGGCTTGCCAGGCATACCATTAGCGATTGCGAGGCCGGATATGCGCTTTGCTTTATTGGACAGTAACTCTAAAAAAACGCGCTTCATTCAACAGGCTTGTATAGAGTTAGGGCTGAAAAATGTCTCCCCTCTGCATGAGCGTGTGGAAACGTATCAGCCAGAGCAAAAATTTGATACGGTAACGGCGCGGGCGTTTACGGCGATGCCTGATCTGCTGTCAAAAACACGACATTTATTGACAAGCGGTGGTAAATTGTTGGCAATGAAATCAAAAGAAACGGATGCCTTAGAGCGCGATGACTTCCAGTTTGATGGTGTGCAGTCGCTGATGATACCTGAGCTTGAGGCAGAGCGAAATCTAGTTATTTACACGGCGATTTAA
- the atpB gene encoding F0F1 ATP synthase subunit A gives MSGENLTSSEYIKHHLTNLTYGQHPDGSWGIAHGSAAAKEMGFWALNIDTLAVSIMLGCVFLYFFKKAATAPTTGVPSGLQNFVEMILEFVDDSVKDSFNGRNPLIAPLSLTIFVWIVLMNTMDLVPVDYIPHLGQMIGIPYLKVVPTTDPNMTFALAFGVFFLIIFYSIKVKGPGGFFAELAFHPFPKFLMPFNLFLELVSLISKPISLALRLFGNMYAGEMIFILIAMLPLGTQWALSVPWAIFHILIVILQAFIFMTLTIVYLSMAHEESH, from the coding sequence ATGTCAGGCGAGAACCTAACATCATCAGAATATATTAAGCATCACCTTACCAATCTCACTTATGGTCAGCACCCAGATGGTAGTTGGGGCATAGCGCATGGTTCAGCGGCTGCAAAAGAAATGGGTTTTTGGGCATTGAACATCGATACGCTAGCCGTTTCTATTATGTTAGGTTGCGTATTTCTGTATTTCTTCAAAAAAGCAGCGACAGCGCCTACAACAGGCGTACCAAGTGGCTTGCAGAACTTTGTTGAAATGATTCTAGAGTTTGTTGATGACAGTGTGAAAGACAGCTTTAATGGCAGAAACCCATTGATAGCGCCTTTGTCGTTAACAATTTTTGTGTGGATCGTACTCATGAATACGATGGATTTAGTGCCGGTGGATTACATTCCACACTTGGGGCAAATGATTGGTATTCCTTACCTTAAGGTAGTGCCCACAACGGATCCAAACATGACCTTTGCGTTGGCATTTGGTGTGTTCTTCTTGATTATTTTCTACAGTATTAAGGTAAAGGGGCCAGGCGGGTTCTTTGCAGAGCTGGCGTTTCACCCCTTCCCTAAATTCTTGATGCCATTTAATTTGTTCTTGGAACTCGTTAGTTTGATTTCAAAGCCAATTTCACTGGCGCTACGGTTGTTTGGCAATATGTACGCAGGTGAGATGATCTTTATTCTTATTGCAATGTTGCCACTTGGTACGCAGTGGGCATTGTCGGTGCCTTGGGCGATATTCCATATTTTAATCGTTATATTGCAAGCTTTTATATTCATGACGCTTACTATCGTGTACCTCAGTATGGCGCACGAAGAAAGCCATTAA
- the atpE gene encoding F0F1 ATP synthase subunit C has protein sequence MEDLGLIYLAGALLMGMGAIGAAIGIGMLGGRFMEGAARQPELIPLLRTQFFIIMGLIDAVPMIAVGIAMYILFAVVG, from the coding sequence ATGGAAGACTTAGGTTTAATTTATTTAGCAGGTGCGTTATTAATGGGTATGGGCGCGATTGGTGCGGCTATTGGTATTGGCATGTTGGGTGGTCGCTTTATGGAAGGCGCAGCTCGTCAACCAGAATTGATTCCTTTATTACGTACGCAGTTCTTCATCATCATGGGCCTTATCGATGCGGTTCCAATGATTGCTGTGGGTATTGCTATGTACATCTTATTTGCGGTCGTTGGATAA